The genomic segment ACGACATCTCCCGAGACGTGACGGTAGCCGGGGAATTCGTGAGGGAACGATCCCATGTCGCACGACCCCTGCACGTTGTTCTGACCGCGCAACGGGTTCACGCCAACGCCTTCGCGGCCAATATTTCCTGTAGCCATGGCCAGGTTCGCCATTCCCATCACCATGGTCGAGCCCTGGCTGTGCTCGGTGACTCCGAGGCCGTAGTAGATCGATGCCGCGCTCGCCGAGGCATAGAGCCGGGCGGCAGCGCGCACTTCAGCAGCAGGGACCCCAGTAATGTCCTCGGTTGCCTCGGGGCTGTACTCGGGTGAGGAAATGAAAGCCGCCCAACGCTCAAAGTTCTCACACCGCTCGGCGACGAACCTGGTGTCAACCAAGCCCTCAGTGACCACCACGTGGGCCAAGGCATTGATAATGGCAACATTGGTGCCGGGACGAAGCTGGAGGTAATGGCTGGCCTCCACATGGGGGGTACGGACGAGACTGATCCGGCGCGGGTCCAAAACAATGAGCTTTGCCCCTTCACGGAGACGACGCTTCAAGCGCGAGGCAAATACCGGGTGTGCATCGGTCGGATTGGCGCCGATCAACAGGATTACATCCGATCGTTCGACCGAACGGAAGTCCTGGGTGCCTGCCGAGGTGCCAAAGGTCAGGCTCAGGCCGAAGCCGGTTGGGGAATGGCAGACGCGGGCGCAGGTATCTACGTTATTGTTGCCAAAGGCAGCCCGAACCATCTTCTGGACAACGAAAACCTCTTCATTAGTGCAGCGTGATGAGGTGATCGCGCCGATGGCGTCGGTGCCATAGCGCTCCTGGATGGACCGGTAGCGCGCAGCGGTATGGGCAATCGCCTCGTCCCAGCTCACTTCCTGCCACTGGTCAGTGATCGATTCGCGCACCATGGGCGATAGCACCCGTTCCTTGTGGGTGGCATACCCCCAGGCAAAGCGACCTTTCACGCAAGAGTGACCTTCATTCGCGCCGCCATATTTGTAAGGAACCATCCGGACGACCTCGTCGCCGCGCAACTCAGCCTTGAACGTGCAGCCGACCCCGCAATAAGCACACGTAGTGAGCACAGTTCGTTTGGGAACACCGAGCTTAATGACTGACTTCTCCTCAAGGGCGGCCGTCGGGCAGGCTTGGACGCAGGCTCCGCACGAGACGCACTCCGAACCCAAGAAACTACCTCCCGGACCCGGTGCCACCACCGAAGCGAAACCGCGTCCAGCAATTGTGAGCGCGAAAGTACCTTGAATCTCCTCACATGCTCGCACGCAGCGTGAACACACGATGCACTTGGAGCCATCAAAAGTAAAATAAGGGTTACTCTCGTCCTTTGGCTGATTGAGGTGATTTTCACCTGCAAAGCCATATCGCACGTTACGAAGACCAACTGCACCCGCCATGTCTTGTAGTTCGCAGTCGCCGTTGGCTGCGCAGGTGAGACAGTCGAGCGGGTGGTCGGAGATGTAGAGCTCCATCACGCCGCGGCGGAGCGTTTCGAGGCGCGGAGTTTGAGTCGCGACCACCATGCCGGGCTCTACCGGCGTCGTACACGAAGCGGGTGTGCCCCGTCGACCCTTGATCTCTACTAGACAGAGCCGGCACGACCCGAAGGGATCGAGGCT from the Ferrimicrobium sp. genome contains:
- the fdhF gene encoding formate dehydrogenase subunit alpha gives rise to the protein MTLLIEHDLGTPAMPGTPVVELEVDGQRVVVPEGTSVMRAAALAGIDVPKLCATESLDPFGSCRLCLVEIKGRRGTPASCTTPVEPGMVVATQTPRLETLRRGVMELYISDHPLDCLTCAANGDCELQDMAGAVGLRNVRYGFAGENHLNQPKDESNPYFTFDGSKCIVCSRCVRACEEIQGTFALTIAGRGFASVVAPGPGGSFLGSECVSCGACVQACPTAALEEKSVIKLGVPKRTVLTTCAYCGVGCTFKAELRGDEVVRMVPYKYGGANEGHSCVKGRFAWGYATHKERVLSPMVRESITDQWQEVSWDEAIAHTAARYRSIQERYGTDAIGAITSSRCTNEEVFVVQKMVRAAFGNNNVDTCARVCHSPTGFGLSLTFGTSAGTQDFRSVERSDVILLIGANPTDAHPVFASRLKRRLREGAKLIVLDPRRISLVRTPHVEASHYLQLRPGTNVAIINALAHVVVTEGLVDTRFVAERCENFERWAAFISSPEYSPEATEDITGVPAAEVRAAARLYASASAASIYYGLGVTEHSQGSTMVMGMANLAMATGNIGREGVGVNPLRGQNNVQGSCDMGSFPHEFPGYRHVSGDVVRHQFEEAWGRELSAEPGLRIPNMLDGAVEGTFKALFIQGEDIAQSDPNTTHVKDALASLEFCVIQDLFLNESAAFAHVFLPGTSFLEKDGTFTNAERRINRVRPVMAPKNGKQEWQVICELATAMGYPMHYDDASQIMDEIARTTPTFAGVSFKLLDEVGSVQWPCNENAPLGTPIMHIDRFVRGKGRFIETPFVPTEERTTRRFPLVLTTGRILTQYNVGAQTRKTENITWHPEDVLEINRYDAEERGVVDGGWVTLTSRAGETVLKAQISDRVPPGIVYTTFHHPVSGTNVVTTEHSDWATNCPEYKVTAVQVRARSRAPLVTEKFNIPALGADGSVPAFRRGDRAVTRGDLIRMSNQIAANFAHHPPEQAAAEVANHIKMFWSPRMRAELLGDSDLSAFNPLVVEAIRLLSSADLTAADGTSRLVQRPVGRVAHKASPTRSAPA